The proteins below are encoded in one region of Triplophysa rosa unplaced genomic scaffold, Trosa_1v2 scaffold134_ERROPOS58519, whole genome shotgun sequence:
- the bcl6aa gene encoding BCL6A transcription repressor a isoform X1, with protein sequence MYTSRLALKESLIMAIMNTAIYLQMDHVVDTCHRFMKSSDSSIKLPREDLLVSPLLLPRNVHSYRFHEVVDNICVRPATFRNGRPHDVCMFNMVNAPNSSYLYGQFMQDFPFPLCKLTDAKNAFSKGGIIHHKHCSPAGDINPLLPDFICGTTDSNVGSSSGLGRDEEMKREMLEGVVQSIGMSSMNHGFSSLAQEQQRETGKEQSSLAEEHLRHQHCTMGISSNGCKGLMSSPQSPLKSDCQPNSPTESSSSKNAALAQASQPLTSQGTQDLKARNWKKYKFIVLNQSTNKEDTNPRDLGMHSPQRPGLSTFLYHTDSEHLGLKTTTKISEQCKEFTVPQASHFNNIINSRSLEASQKNSDNHSSLSMKHLKCSSCGSKSPQHSNICPNTSASRLVEEMSEMHSDYSDSSCENGTYFCNESGSKFAKEEALKRHTLQVHSDKPYKCDHCQAAFRYKGNLASHKTVHTGDKPYRCNICGAQFNRPANLKTHTRIHSGEKPYKCETCGARFVQVAHLRAHVLIHTGEKPYPCEICGTRFRHLQTLKSHLRIHTGEKPYHCEKCNLHFRHKSQLRLHLRQKHGAITNTKIQYRMSSTDLPADLTKAC encoded by the exons ATGTACACTTCACGTCTTGCACTAAAGGAGAGCCTCATAATGGCCATTATGAACACAGCCATCTACTTGCAGATGGACCATGTTGTTGACACCTGCCACAGATTCATGAAGTCCAG TGACTCCTCCATTAAACTGCCTAGAGAGGATCTTCTGGTCAGCCCTCTGCTTTTACCTCGAAATGTTCACAGTTACAGATTCCACGAGGTGGTGGATAACATATGTGTACGGCCAGCAACGTTCAGAAATGGAAGACCCCACGATGTTTGCATGTTTAATATGGTCAATGCTCCTAACAGCTCATACCTTTATGGACAGTTCATGCAGGATTTCCCCTTTCCACTTTGCAAGCTTACAGATGCCAAAAACGCTTTCTCAAAAGGAGGCATAATCCACCACAAACACTGCTCTCCAGCTGGTGACATCAATCCCTTGCTGCCTGACTTCATCTGTGGCACCACCGACAGTAATGTTGGCTCCTCAAGTGGGCTGGGAAGAGATGAGGAGATGAAGAGGGAGATGTTGGAGGGTGTGGTCCAGTCAATCGGCATGAGCTCCATGAACCATGGCTTTTCCAGCCTGGCCCAAGAGCAGCAAAGGGAGACTGGGAAAGAACAGAGTTCCCTGGCAGAGGAACATCTAAGACACCAGCACTGCACTATGGGTATATCCTCCAATGGATGCAAAGGCCTGATGAGCAGTCCCCAGAGCCCACTTAAATCAGACTGCCAACCAAATTCTCCAACAGAGTCGAGCAGCAGCAAAAATGCTGCCCTCGCACAGGCCTCACAACCTTTGACCTCTCAAGGTACACAAGACCTTAAAGCTCGTAACTGGAAAAAATACAAGTTCATTGTGCTTAATCAGAGCACAAACAAAGAGGATACCAATCCTCGTGATCTTGGAATGCACTCCCCACAGAGGCCAGGCTTGTCCACTTTCCTTTATCATACTGACTCCGAGCACCTAGGTTTGAAGACAACAACAAAGATCAGTGAGCAATGCAAGGAATTTACTGTTCCTCAAGCCAGTCACTTTAACAATATCATTAACAG CAGATCTCTGGAAGCATCACAGAAGAACAGCGACAACCACTCTTCGCTGTCTATGAAGCACTTAAAATGTTCATCCTGTGGCTCCAAGTCTCCACAGCACTCTAACATCTGTCCCAACACATCTGCCTCACGTCTGGTCGAGGAGATGTCAGAGATGCACTCGGATTATTCAGATTCAAGCTGTG AAAATGGAACATACTTCTGTAATGAAAGCGGCTCAAAGTTTGCAAAGGAGGAAGCCTTGAAACGGCACACACTTCAGGTTCACAGTGACAAGCCATACAAATGTGACCATTGTCAAGCAGCGTTCCGCTACAAGGGTAACCTAGCCAGTCACAAAACCGTTCACACCG GAGACAAACCATATAGATGCAATATTTGCGGGGCTCAGTTCAACCGACCAGCTAACCTCAAAACCCACACACGAATTCACTCAGGAGAAAAGCCATACAAATGTGAGACATGCGGAGCCAGATTTGTGCAG GTTGCTCACCTTCGTGCTCATGTTCTGATTCATACTGGAGAGAAGCCTTATCCATGTGAAATCTGTGGCACTCGTTTTCGCCACCTGCAGACGTTGAAGAGTCACCTGCGAATACACACAGGCGAAAAGCCCTATCAT tgcgAGAAATGCAACTTGCATTTTCGTCACAAGAGTCAGCTTCGGTTACACCTCCGTCAGAAGCACGGAGCAATCACCAACACCAAGATCCAATACCGCATGTCCTCTACAGACCTTCCAGCTGACTTGACCAAGGCATGCTGA
- the bcl6aa gene encoding BCL6A transcription repressor a isoform X2, whose amino-acid sequence MYTSRLALKESLIMAIMNTAIYLQMDHVVDTCHRFMKSSDSSIKLPREDLLVSPLLLPRNVHSYRFHEVVDNICVRPATFRNGRPHDVCMFNMVNAPNSSYLYGQFMQDFPFPLCKLTDAKNAFSKGGIIHHKHCSPAGDINPLLPDFICGTTDSNVGSSSGLGRDEEMKREMLEGVVQSIGMSSMNHGFSSLAQEQQRETGKEQSSLAEEHLRHQHCTMGISSNGCKGLMSSPQSPLKSDCQPNSPTESSSSKNAALAQASQPLTSQGTQDLKARNWKKYKFIVLNQSTNKEDTNPRDLGMHSPQRPGLSTFLYHTDSEHLGLKTTTKISEQCKEFTVPQASHFNNIINRSLEASQKNSDNHSSLSMKHLKCSSCGSKSPQHSNICPNTSASRLVEEMSEMHSDYSDSSCENGTYFCNESGSKFAKEEALKRHTLQVHSDKPYKCDHCQAAFRYKGNLASHKTVHTGDKPYRCNICGAQFNRPANLKTHTRIHSGEKPYKCETCGARFVQVAHLRAHVLIHTGEKPYPCEICGTRFRHLQTLKSHLRIHTGEKPYHCEKCNLHFRHKSQLRLHLRQKHGAITNTKIQYRMSSTDLPADLTKAC is encoded by the exons ATGTACACTTCACGTCTTGCACTAAAGGAGAGCCTCATAATGGCCATTATGAACACAGCCATCTACTTGCAGATGGACCATGTTGTTGACACCTGCCACAGATTCATGAAGTCCAG TGACTCCTCCATTAAACTGCCTAGAGAGGATCTTCTGGTCAGCCCTCTGCTTTTACCTCGAAATGTTCACAGTTACAGATTCCACGAGGTGGTGGATAACATATGTGTACGGCCAGCAACGTTCAGAAATGGAAGACCCCACGATGTTTGCATGTTTAATATGGTCAATGCTCCTAACAGCTCATACCTTTATGGACAGTTCATGCAGGATTTCCCCTTTCCACTTTGCAAGCTTACAGATGCCAAAAACGCTTTCTCAAAAGGAGGCATAATCCACCACAAACACTGCTCTCCAGCTGGTGACATCAATCCCTTGCTGCCTGACTTCATCTGTGGCACCACCGACAGTAATGTTGGCTCCTCAAGTGGGCTGGGAAGAGATGAGGAGATGAAGAGGGAGATGTTGGAGGGTGTGGTCCAGTCAATCGGCATGAGCTCCATGAACCATGGCTTTTCCAGCCTGGCCCAAGAGCAGCAAAGGGAGACTGGGAAAGAACAGAGTTCCCTGGCAGAGGAACATCTAAGACACCAGCACTGCACTATGGGTATATCCTCCAATGGATGCAAAGGCCTGATGAGCAGTCCCCAGAGCCCACTTAAATCAGACTGCCAACCAAATTCTCCAACAGAGTCGAGCAGCAGCAAAAATGCTGCCCTCGCACAGGCCTCACAACCTTTGACCTCTCAAGGTACACAAGACCTTAAAGCTCGTAACTGGAAAAAATACAAGTTCATTGTGCTTAATCAGAGCACAAACAAAGAGGATACCAATCCTCGTGATCTTGGAATGCACTCCCCACAGAGGCCAGGCTTGTCCACTTTCCTTTATCATACTGACTCCGAGCACCTAGGTTTGAAGACAACAACAAAGATCAGTGAGCAATGCAAGGAATTTACTGTTCCTCAAGCCAGTCACTTTAACAATATCATTAACAG ATCTCTGGAAGCATCACAGAAGAACAGCGACAACCACTCTTCGCTGTCTATGAAGCACTTAAAATGTTCATCCTGTGGCTCCAAGTCTCCACAGCACTCTAACATCTGTCCCAACACATCTGCCTCACGTCTGGTCGAGGAGATGTCAGAGATGCACTCGGATTATTCAGATTCAAGCTGTG AAAATGGAACATACTTCTGTAATGAAAGCGGCTCAAAGTTTGCAAAGGAGGAAGCCTTGAAACGGCACACACTTCAGGTTCACAGTGACAAGCCATACAAATGTGACCATTGTCAAGCAGCGTTCCGCTACAAGGGTAACCTAGCCAGTCACAAAACCGTTCACACCG GAGACAAACCATATAGATGCAATATTTGCGGGGCTCAGTTCAACCGACCAGCTAACCTCAAAACCCACACACGAATTCACTCAGGAGAAAAGCCATACAAATGTGAGACATGCGGAGCCAGATTTGTGCAG GTTGCTCACCTTCGTGCTCATGTTCTGATTCATACTGGAGAGAAGCCTTATCCATGTGAAATCTGTGGCACTCGTTTTCGCCACCTGCAGACGTTGAAGAGTCACCTGCGAATACACACAGGCGAAAAGCCCTATCAT tgcgAGAAATGCAACTTGCATTTTCGTCACAAGAGTCAGCTTCGGTTACACCTCCGTCAGAAGCACGGAGCAATCACCAACACCAAGATCCAATACCGCATGTCCTCTACAGACCTTCCAGCTGACTTGACCAAGGCATGCTGA